In one Corallococcus sp. EGB genomic region, the following are encoded:
- a CDS encoding response regulator, producing MQIRILVVDDEQDNCDYLKLVLTREGYEVITTTDPTQTVDILRGSDFHLVILDMMMPQMSGTEVLELIRKYDTDIAVIVATAYPTVDTAVASLKAQASDYVKKPMEPEQFTAAVRNALQKKGLSQDPEADLHRAIGRTIRDARKTQELTLKQLARRTGLSVSLLSQIERAESSASISSLYKIASALQLRMGELFGDT from the coding sequence GTGCAGATTCGCATCCTGGTAGTTGATGACGAGCAGGACAACTGCGACTACCTCAAGCTGGTGCTGACCCGTGAAGGCTACGAGGTCATCACCACGACGGACCCCACGCAGACGGTGGACATCCTCCGTGGCTCCGACTTCCACCTCGTCATCCTCGACATGATGATGCCGCAGATGTCCGGCACCGAAGTGCTGGAGCTGATCCGCAAGTACGACACGGACATCGCGGTCATCGTGGCCACGGCGTACCCCACCGTGGACACGGCCGTCGCGTCGCTCAAGGCGCAGGCGTCCGACTACGTGAAGAAGCCCATGGAGCCGGAGCAGTTCACGGCCGCCGTGCGCAACGCGCTGCAGAAGAAGGGCCTGTCCCAGGACCCGGAAGCGGACCTGCACCGCGCCATCGGCCGCACCATCCGCGACGCGCGCAAGACGCAGGAGCTCACGCTCAAGCAGCTGGCCCGCCGCACTGGCCTGTCCGTGTCCCTGCTGTCCCAGATTGAGCGCGCGGAGTCCTCCGCGTCCATCTCGTCGCTCTACAAGATCGCCTCCGCGCTCCAGCTGCGCATGGGCGAGCTGTTCGGCGACACCTAG
- a CDS encoding enoyl-CoA hydratase/isomerase family protein, which produces MEPTLEVEDREGGVRVLTVSNPSRRNALNDALLARLDAALEPAAHVRALLVRGQGGHFCAGYDLTHLGPPGADGRLPDDPLVACLLKLERHSAPSVALVQGGAVGAGFDLAASCDFRVGAADAFFLMPPARLGIVYSPEGLARAVRLVGLSRAKQLFLTARRLPAAEALAWGLLDECPEDAEGRALALCATLAAGAPRAVSGMKAAFGLLARSGLSPEDVAHLRQVRGEAFGSEDAKEGRASFLEKRAPRFTGR; this is translated from the coding sequence ATGGAGCCCACGCTGGAGGTGGAGGATCGCGAGGGCGGTGTCCGGGTGCTCACCGTCTCCAACCCGTCGCGGCGCAACGCGCTCAACGACGCGTTGCTGGCCCGGCTGGACGCCGCGCTGGAGCCGGCCGCCCACGTGCGCGCGCTCCTGGTGCGCGGCCAGGGCGGGCACTTCTGCGCGGGCTATGACTTGACGCACCTGGGGCCGCCGGGCGCGGACGGGCGGCTGCCGGATGACCCGCTGGTGGCGTGCCTGCTGAAGCTGGAGCGGCACTCGGCGCCGTCGGTGGCGCTGGTGCAGGGCGGCGCGGTGGGCGCGGGCTTCGACCTGGCGGCCTCGTGCGACTTCCGCGTGGGCGCCGCGGACGCGTTCTTCCTCATGCCTCCGGCGCGGCTGGGCATCGTGTACTCGCCGGAGGGGCTGGCGCGGGCGGTGCGGCTGGTGGGGCTGTCGCGCGCGAAGCAACTGTTCCTCACCGCGCGCCGGCTGCCGGCGGCGGAGGCGCTCGCGTGGGGCCTCCTGGACGAGTGCCCCGAGGACGCGGAAGGGCGCGCGCTGGCGCTGTGCGCGACGCTGGCCGCGGGGGCGCCCAGGGCGGTGTCGGGGATGAAGGCGGCGTTCGGGCTGCTGGCGCGCTCCGGGCTGTCCCCGGAGGACGTCGCGCACCTGCGTCAGGTGCGCGGCGAGGCCTTTGGCAGCGAGGACGCGAAGGAGGGGCGCGCGTCCTTCTTGGAGAAGCGCGCGCCCCGTTTCACTGGCCGCTAG
- a CDS encoding biotin/lipoyl-binding carrier protein — MADVAAHITGTVWKIEVKVGDKVDAGHTLVILESMKMEMPVEAESGGTVKEIRCKESQPVNEGDVLVVLE, encoded by the coding sequence ATGGCGGACGTTGCGGCGCACATCACGGGCACGGTGTGGAAGATTGAGGTGAAGGTCGGCGACAAGGTGGATGCCGGCCATACGCTCGTCATCCTCGAGTCCATGAAGATGGAGATGCCGGTGGAGGCCGAGTCGGGCGGCACCGTGAAGGAGATCCGCTGCAAGGAGTCGCAGCCGGTCAACGAGGGCGACGTCCTCGTGGTGCTCGAGTAG
- a CDS encoding acetyl/propionyl/methylcrotonyl-CoA carboxylase subunit alpha → MFQKLLIANRGEIARRIGAVARGMGVKTVAVYSDADANLPFVKEADEAVRIGPAPAKDSYLSIPAILEAAKKTGAQAVHPGYGFLSENGEFAQACADAGLTFVGPPPAAMTRMKDKSQARKLVSAAGVPVVPGSDGVLPDVQSALEAAERIGYPVLCKAASGGGGIGMAAASNPAELEKVYRQCTDRAKAAFGREGVYLERYFPAPRHIEVQILGDTHGHLIHGLERECSIQRRHQKVVEEAPSVLFANGRNAGLADTLFTAAVKAAKAFGYANAGTVEFLYSDGQVYFIEMNARLQVEHPVTELTTGLDLIGWQLRIAAGEKLTVKQEDVKRKGAALEFRIYAEDPVKYFPSPGPLKVFQPPTGEGVRLDSGYAEGDVVTPNYDPMIAKLIISGATRDEAIARAVKALESFRIEGIKTNIPLHLRILKDPAFSAGELDTHFLDHHAKP, encoded by the coding sequence ATGTTCCAGAAGCTGCTCATCGCCAACCGGGGTGAAATCGCGCGTCGCATCGGGGCGGTGGCCCGGGGCATGGGCGTGAAGACGGTGGCGGTGTACTCGGACGCGGACGCGAACCTGCCCTTCGTGAAGGAGGCGGACGAGGCCGTGCGCATCGGCCCCGCGCCCGCGAAGGACAGCTACCTGAGCATCCCCGCCATCCTGGAGGCGGCGAAGAAGACGGGCGCGCAGGCGGTGCACCCGGGCTACGGCTTCCTGTCGGAGAACGGCGAGTTCGCCCAGGCGTGCGCGGACGCGGGGCTCACCTTCGTGGGCCCGCCGCCCGCGGCCATGACGCGGATGAAGGACAAGAGCCAGGCGCGCAAGCTGGTGTCCGCCGCGGGCGTGCCGGTGGTGCCGGGCAGCGACGGCGTGCTGCCGGACGTGCAGAGCGCCCTGGAGGCCGCGGAGCGCATCGGCTACCCGGTGCTGTGCAAGGCCGCCAGCGGCGGCGGCGGCATCGGCATGGCGGCGGCGAGCAACCCCGCGGAGCTGGAGAAGGTGTACCGCCAGTGCACGGACCGGGCGAAGGCCGCCTTCGGCCGCGAGGGCGTGTACCTGGAGCGCTACTTCCCGGCGCCCCGCCACATCGAGGTCCAGATCCTGGGCGACACCCACGGCCACCTCATCCACGGCCTGGAGCGCGAGTGCTCCATCCAGCGCCGGCACCAGAAGGTGGTGGAGGAGGCCCCGTCGGTGCTGTTCGCCAACGGACGCAACGCAGGCCTGGCGGACACGCTCTTCACGGCGGCCGTCAAGGCGGCCAAGGCGTTCGGCTACGCCAACGCGGGCACGGTGGAGTTCCTGTACTCGGACGGGCAGGTGTACTTCATCGAGATGAACGCCCGGCTCCAGGTGGAGCACCCGGTGACGGAGCTGACCACGGGCCTGGACCTCATCGGCTGGCAGCTGAGAATCGCCGCGGGCGAGAAGCTGACGGTGAAGCAGGAGGACGTGAAGCGCAAGGGCGCGGCGCTGGAGTTCCGCATCTACGCGGAGGACCCGGTGAAGTACTTCCCGTCCCCCGGCCCGCTGAAGGTCTTCCAGCCGCCCACCGGCGAGGGCGTGCGCCTGGACTCCGGCTACGCGGAAGGGGACGTGGTGACGCCGAACTACGACCCGATGATCGCCAAGCTCATCATCAGCGGCGCCACGCGCGACGAGGCCATTGCCCGCGCGGTGAAGGCGCTGGAGTCCTTCCGCATCGAAGGCATCAAGACGAACATCCCGCTCCACCTGCGCATCCTGAAGGACCCCGCCTTCAGCGCCGGTGAGCTGGACACGCACTTCCTGGATCATCACGCGAAGCCTTAA
- the ftsZ gene encoding cell division protein FtsZ, with amino-acid sequence MDQFEQNKQAAKIRVVGAGGAGCNAVNTMILSKLDRVDFIAANTDVQALAASKAPTRLQLGQALTKGLGAGANPEMGREAALESRDQIAAVLEGADMVFVTAGMGGGTGTGAAPIIADIAKSLGCLTVGVVTKPFLFEGNKRRKQAEQGIVELKAAVDTLITIPNQRLLSLSNEPMPLLETFKRADEVLLNAVQGISDLIQYHGYINVDFADVKTIMSDKGLALMGTGHACGDRRAITAMQQAISSPLLEDVSIDGATGLLINITGGRDMTLQEVNEALTLVHDAADGEAEIIFGSLIDEQIQDEVKITIIATGFVHRDAPKARPIAQVVPVSMVGRPPAAPPPSVLSSPREEVASLVPAKSTPRPTLSTVEAPKAGMQSARTSVVKDAALPLDEDQFDIPTFLRRQGQTELP; translated from the coding sequence ATGGACCAGTTCGAGCAGAACAAGCAGGCCGCGAAGATTCGTGTCGTGGGCGCGGGCGGGGCGGGCTGCAACGCGGTCAATACGATGATTCTGTCGAAGCTGGACCGCGTCGACTTCATCGCCGCCAACACCGATGTCCAGGCGCTCGCCGCGAGCAAGGCGCCCACCCGGCTGCAGCTGGGCCAGGCGCTCACCAAGGGCCTGGGCGCCGGCGCCAACCCGGAGATGGGCCGCGAGGCCGCCCTGGAGTCGCGCGATCAGATCGCCGCCGTGCTGGAAGGCGCGGACATGGTCTTCGTCACCGCGGGCATGGGCGGTGGCACCGGCACGGGCGCCGCGCCCATCATCGCGGACATCGCCAAGAGCCTGGGCTGCCTCACGGTGGGCGTCGTCACCAAGCCCTTCCTCTTCGAAGGCAACAAGCGCCGCAAGCAGGCCGAGCAGGGCATCGTGGAGCTCAAGGCCGCGGTGGATACGCTCATCACCATCCCCAACCAGCGCCTGCTGTCGCTCTCCAATGAGCCCATGCCGCTGCTGGAGACCTTCAAGCGCGCCGATGAAGTCCTGCTCAACGCCGTGCAGGGCATCAGCGACCTCATCCAGTACCACGGCTACATCAACGTGGACTTCGCGGATGTGAAGACCATCATGAGCGACAAGGGCCTGGCGCTCATGGGCACGGGCCACGCCTGCGGCGACCGCCGCGCCATCACCGCCATGCAGCAGGCCATCTCCAGCCCGCTGCTGGAGGACGTCTCCATCGACGGCGCCACGGGCCTGCTCATCAACATCACCGGCGGCCGCGACATGACCCTGCAGGAGGTCAACGAGGCGCTGACGCTGGTGCACGACGCGGCGGACGGTGAGGCGGAGATCATCTTCGGGTCGCTCATCGACGAGCAGATCCAGGACGAGGTGAAGATCACCATCATCGCCACCGGCTTCGTGCACCGGGACGCGCCCAAGGCGCGCCCCATCGCGCAGGTGGTGCCGGTGTCCATGGTGGGCCGTCCTCCGGCGGCGCCGCCGCCGTCCGTGCTGTCCTCGCCGCGCGAGGAGGTGGCCAGCCTGGTGCCCGCGAAGAGCACGCCCCGTCCGACGTTGTCCACGGTGGAGGCGCCCAAGGCTGGCATGCAGAGCGCGCGCACGTCGGTGGTGAAGGACGCGGCGCTGCCCCTGGACGAGGATCAGTTCGACATCCCCACGTTCCTGCGCCGCCAGGGCCAGACGGAGCTGCCGTAG